A region from the Aegilops tauschii subsp. strangulata cultivar AL8/78 chromosome 5, Aet v6.0, whole genome shotgun sequence genome encodes:
- the LOC109773411 gene encoding chromatin assembly factor 1 subunit FSM isoform X1 has protein sequence MEAGGGAARPEPPSGEGARLEQSQMQLDGPVVLNRSAELESSDAMDIDATPAQALKQTVPPPTQSPAATLTDTVVQVQKQLKRKRASNGPVIAPAEKEALADGCRLELQGLFEYYKEVSGHKMQIDGGGNLSTNAMIGCLLEESNLGLSKLVDEAFEKLKGTEGVSVASVRSSVLLIGQRMMYGQSSPDADVLEDESELSLWCWEVRDLKVLPVRTRGFLSARRTARKKIHERITALHSATLSALESTGAEGQVNELRKVSMKLSKALNLEGIRSMVERVTQKNNIQRGAKDVESTDQSMQVMENNEGTVGGVDAVNGSGLPNGNAPANEQVILKMQKQSQKETKRQEKEEHQMMKQQKKMQEEALREQKRREKEEAEVKKRQKRQEEEALKEQKRREKEEAEMRKQEKKQQEDALKEQKRREKEEAEMRKQQKKQQEEADKEQKRLEKEAAQLKKQLAIQKQALLMQRLFKSNDSEKPKSGENDSDACSVDPGTTKKEISAATSIIDSSFNLKESWTLEYLQRLQITGWQKLSNYNRSSRWGIRHKPKEAFKELKLQKTSDDMIDEILSAPNEDACHNSGQENEPDKLGNDIDMLPASEVECHVTRNDNSLPTRLIKRKLLQFAKSNRPAYYGTWRKKSAVIRPKCPLMMDPDLDYEIDSDDEWEEVDPGESLSDCEKDTDEVMDEEDSKITDEEEEDSFVVPDGYLSDSEGIQVESLLDEKADDASSLPTSQCPEVEEFRTLLRQQKVLNTLTEQALRKSQPLVISNLAHEKADLLTAQDLKGSLKIEQLCLQVLSMRICPGGGVVDVPAIDSSSAASEETNQSNAKSSPAAASSVLDTDLQEIVQVIQSSRDGIHKLVELLHQKFPTVKKTQLNHKVREISDFVDNRWQVKKEVLDKLGLTSSPPVDRPQKTKAVADRPSKTKGIGMYFSKRCLPPEEAVNALASSPELRLKPRTVQGSNGVAGAPQVDLFPSQK, from the exons ATGGAGGCTGGCGGTGGCGCTGCTCGCCCCGAACCCCCTAGCGGCGAAGGCGCCAGGTTGGAGCAGTCGCAGATGCAGCTTGACGGCCCGGTCGTGCTCAACCGATCTGCCGAGCTCGAATCGAGCGATGCGATGGATATCGATGCGACCCCAGCGCAAGCCCTGAAGCAGACGGTGCCGCCGCCCACGCAGTCTCCCGCTGCTACACTGACGGACACCGTTGTACAAGTGCAGAAGCAACTGAAGCGGAAGAGGGCATCCAACGGCCCTGTGATTGCTCCTGCAGAGAAGGAGGCTCTTGCTGACGGGTGCCGCCTGGAGCTCCAGGGCTTGTTCGAGTACTACAAGGAGGTTTCTGGGCACAAGATGCAGATCGATGGCGGCGGGAATCTGTCAACCAACGCCATGATTGGGTGCTTGCTGGAGGAGAGCAATCTTGGGCTATCCAAGTTGGTGGATGAGGCATTTGAGAAGCTCAAGGGAACAGAGGGTGTCTCTGTGGCTTCCGTCCGCAGCTCCGTGCTGCTCATTGGGCAGAGGATGATGTACGGACAATCTAGCCCCGATGCCGATGTACTGGAAGATGAATCAGAGCTTTCTCTTTGGTGCTGGGAG GTAAGAGATTTGAAGGTACTGCCTGTGAGAACGCGTGGGTTTTTAAGTGCGCGGAGAACTGCCAGAAAGAAAATCCATGAGAGGATCACCGCTCTCCATT CAGCAACTTTGTCAGCTCTGGAATCTACAGGAGCTGAAGGTCAAGTAAATGAACTTAGAAAAGTATCAATGAAGTTAAGCAAAGCACTGAACCTGGAAGGGATTAGATCAATGGTGGAAAGAGTCACACAAAAGAACAACATTCAAAG GGGTGCCAAAGATGTAGAATCAACAGATCAGTCAATGCAAGTGATGGAAAATAATGAGGGAACTGTTGGTGGAGTAGATGCTGTGAATGGCTCTGGGCTGCCAAATGGAAATGCTCCTGCTAAT GAACAAGTAATTCTGAAAATGCAAAAGCAATCCCAGAAGGAAACAAAACGCCAGGAGAAAGAGGAACATCAGATGATGAAACAGCAAAAGAAAATGCAAGAAGAGGCACTGAGAGAACAAAAAAGACGTGAAAAGGAAGAAGCTGAAGTAAAGAAACGACAAAAGAGGCAGGAAGAAGAAGCACTGAAAGAGCAGAAGCGCCGTGAAAAAGAAGAAGCTGAAATGAGAAAACAAGAAAAGAAGCAGCAAGAGGATGCACTGAAAGAGCAGAAGCGCCGTGAAAAAGAAGAAGCTGAAATGAGAAAACAACAAAAGAAGCAGCaagaggaagctgataaagaacAGAAGCGTCTTGAGAAGGAAGCAGCACAACTCAAGAAACAACTGGCCATTCAGAAGCAAGCTTTGTTAATGCAGCGCCTTTTCAAAAGTAATGACAGTGAAAAACCTAAATCTGGAGAGAATGACTCAGATGCATGCTCTGTTGATCCAGGCACTACTAAAAAAGAGATATCAGCTGCTACATCAATAATTGATTCTTCCTTCAATCTGAAAGAGAGCTGGACTTTGGAGTACCTTCAGAG GTTGCAGATCACTGGTTGGCAAAAGTTATCAAACTATAACAGGTCCTCCAGATGGGGTATCAGACACAAACCCAAGGAGGCATTTAAAGAGCTGAAGCTTCAAAAAACCTCAGATGACATGATCGATGAAATACTTTCTGCTCCAAATGAAGATGCTTGTCACAATTCAGGTCAAGAAAATGAACCAGATAAACTAGGAAATGACATTGATATGCTTCCAGCCAGCGAGGTTGAATGTCATGTCACCCGTAATGATAATTCTCTGCCAACTAGATTGATAAAGAGAAAGCTTCTGCAATTTGCCAAAAGTAACAGGCCAGCATATTATGGGACTTGGAGgaagaaaag TGCTGTAATTCGTCCAAAGTGTCCACTTATGATGGATCCTGATCTTGATTATGAAATTGACAGTGATGATGAATGGGAGGAG GTGGATCCTGGTGAGAGCCTTTCTGATTGTGAGAAGGACACTGATGAGGTTATGGATGAAGAAGATTCCAAGATTAcagatgaagaagaggaagatagCTTTGTTGTCCCTGATGGTTACCTCTCGGATAGTGAG GGTATTCAGGTAGAAAGTCTATTGGATGAAAAGGCTGATGATGCCAGTAGTTTGCCAACCAGCCAGTGTCCAGAAGTTGAGGAATTCAGAACTTTACTACGCCAGCAAAAAGTGCTTAACACTCTGACTGAACAGGCTCTCCGCAAGAGTCAACCTCTAGTAATATCCAACTTAGCTCATGAAAAGGCCGACTTATTGACCGCCCAAGATCTCAAGGGAAGTTTGAAGATCGAGCAACTTTGTCTGCAAGTTCTTTCAATGCGGATCTGTCCGGGGGGTGGAGTTGTTGATGTGCCAGCCATTGACAGTTCATCTGCTGCTTCTGAAGAAACCAACCAGTCCAATGCAAAAAGTAGCCCTGCAGCTGCATCCTCTGTACTAGATACAGACCTGCAAGAAATT GTTCAGGTGATACAGTCAAGTCGAGATGGTATCCACAAGCTGGTGGAATTACTGCACCAGAAATTTCCGACTGTTAAGAAGACTCAACTGAACCATAAAGTGAGGGAGATATCTGACTTTGTTGATAACCGCTGGCAG GTTAAGAAAGAGGTTCTTGACAAGCTTGGTTTAACTTCCTCACCACCTG TGGATCGTCCCCAGAAGACGAAAGCAGTAGCCGATCGGCCCTCTAAGACGAAAGGAATAGGCATGTACTTCTCGAAGCGGTGTTTACCTCCAGAAGAGGCCGTCAATGCCCTTGCATCTTCACCTGAGCTGCGCTTGAAACCGAGAACTGTTCAAGGCAGCAATGGTGTTGCTGGTGCTCCTCAGGTCGATCTGTTCCCCTCGCAGAAGTGA
- the LOC109773411 gene encoding chromatin assembly factor 1 subunit FSM isoform X2 — MEAGGGAARPEPPSGEGARLEQSQMQLDGPVVLNRSAELESSDAMDIDATPAQALKQTVPPPTQSPAATLTDTVVQVQKQLKRKRASNGPVIAPAEKEALADGCRLELQGLFEYYKEVSGHKMQIDGGGNLSTNAMIGCLLEESNLGLSKLVDEAFEKLKGTEGVSVASVRSSVLLIGQRMMYGQSSPDADVLEDESELSLWCWEVRDLKVLPVRTRGFLSARRTARKKIHERITALHSTLSALESTGAEGQVNELRKVSMKLSKALNLEGIRSMVERVTQKNNIQRGAKDVESTDQSMQVMENNEGTVGGVDAVNGSGLPNGNAPANEQVILKMQKQSQKETKRQEKEEHQMMKQQKKMQEEALREQKRREKEEAEVKKRQKRQEEEALKEQKRREKEEAEMRKQEKKQQEDALKEQKRREKEEAEMRKQQKKQQEEADKEQKRLEKEAAQLKKQLAIQKQALLMQRLFKSNDSEKPKSGENDSDACSVDPGTTKKEISAATSIIDSSFNLKESWTLEYLQRLQITGWQKLSNYNRSSRWGIRHKPKEAFKELKLQKTSDDMIDEILSAPNEDACHNSGQENEPDKLGNDIDMLPASEVECHVTRNDNSLPTRLIKRKLLQFAKSNRPAYYGTWRKKSAVIRPKCPLMMDPDLDYEIDSDDEWEEVDPGESLSDCEKDTDEVMDEEDSKITDEEEEDSFVVPDGYLSDSEGIQVESLLDEKADDASSLPTSQCPEVEEFRTLLRQQKVLNTLTEQALRKSQPLVISNLAHEKADLLTAQDLKGSLKIEQLCLQVLSMRICPGGGVVDVPAIDSSSAASEETNQSNAKSSPAAASSVLDTDLQEIVQVIQSSRDGIHKLVELLHQKFPTVKKTQLNHKVREISDFVDNRWQVKKEVLDKLGLTSSPPVDRPQKTKAVADRPSKTKGIGMYFSKRCLPPEEAVNALASSPELRLKPRTVQGSNGVAGAPQVDLFPSQK, encoded by the exons ATGGAGGCTGGCGGTGGCGCTGCTCGCCCCGAACCCCCTAGCGGCGAAGGCGCCAGGTTGGAGCAGTCGCAGATGCAGCTTGACGGCCCGGTCGTGCTCAACCGATCTGCCGAGCTCGAATCGAGCGATGCGATGGATATCGATGCGACCCCAGCGCAAGCCCTGAAGCAGACGGTGCCGCCGCCCACGCAGTCTCCCGCTGCTACACTGACGGACACCGTTGTACAAGTGCAGAAGCAACTGAAGCGGAAGAGGGCATCCAACGGCCCTGTGATTGCTCCTGCAGAGAAGGAGGCTCTTGCTGACGGGTGCCGCCTGGAGCTCCAGGGCTTGTTCGAGTACTACAAGGAGGTTTCTGGGCACAAGATGCAGATCGATGGCGGCGGGAATCTGTCAACCAACGCCATGATTGGGTGCTTGCTGGAGGAGAGCAATCTTGGGCTATCCAAGTTGGTGGATGAGGCATTTGAGAAGCTCAAGGGAACAGAGGGTGTCTCTGTGGCTTCCGTCCGCAGCTCCGTGCTGCTCATTGGGCAGAGGATGATGTACGGACAATCTAGCCCCGATGCCGATGTACTGGAAGATGAATCAGAGCTTTCTCTTTGGTGCTGGGAG GTAAGAGATTTGAAGGTACTGCCTGTGAGAACGCGTGGGTTTTTAAGTGCGCGGAGAACTGCCAGAAAGAAAATCCATGAGAGGATCACCGCTCTCCATT CAACTTTGTCAGCTCTGGAATCTACAGGAGCTGAAGGTCAAGTAAATGAACTTAGAAAAGTATCAATGAAGTTAAGCAAAGCACTGAACCTGGAAGGGATTAGATCAATGGTGGAAAGAGTCACACAAAAGAACAACATTCAAAG GGGTGCCAAAGATGTAGAATCAACAGATCAGTCAATGCAAGTGATGGAAAATAATGAGGGAACTGTTGGTGGAGTAGATGCTGTGAATGGCTCTGGGCTGCCAAATGGAAATGCTCCTGCTAAT GAACAAGTAATTCTGAAAATGCAAAAGCAATCCCAGAAGGAAACAAAACGCCAGGAGAAAGAGGAACATCAGATGATGAAACAGCAAAAGAAAATGCAAGAAGAGGCACTGAGAGAACAAAAAAGACGTGAAAAGGAAGAAGCTGAAGTAAAGAAACGACAAAAGAGGCAGGAAGAAGAAGCACTGAAAGAGCAGAAGCGCCGTGAAAAAGAAGAAGCTGAAATGAGAAAACAAGAAAAGAAGCAGCAAGAGGATGCACTGAAAGAGCAGAAGCGCCGTGAAAAAGAAGAAGCTGAAATGAGAAAACAACAAAAGAAGCAGCaagaggaagctgataaagaacAGAAGCGTCTTGAGAAGGAAGCAGCACAACTCAAGAAACAACTGGCCATTCAGAAGCAAGCTTTGTTAATGCAGCGCCTTTTCAAAAGTAATGACAGTGAAAAACCTAAATCTGGAGAGAATGACTCAGATGCATGCTCTGTTGATCCAGGCACTACTAAAAAAGAGATATCAGCTGCTACATCAATAATTGATTCTTCCTTCAATCTGAAAGAGAGCTGGACTTTGGAGTACCTTCAGAG GTTGCAGATCACTGGTTGGCAAAAGTTATCAAACTATAACAGGTCCTCCAGATGGGGTATCAGACACAAACCCAAGGAGGCATTTAAAGAGCTGAAGCTTCAAAAAACCTCAGATGACATGATCGATGAAATACTTTCTGCTCCAAATGAAGATGCTTGTCACAATTCAGGTCAAGAAAATGAACCAGATAAACTAGGAAATGACATTGATATGCTTCCAGCCAGCGAGGTTGAATGTCATGTCACCCGTAATGATAATTCTCTGCCAACTAGATTGATAAAGAGAAAGCTTCTGCAATTTGCCAAAAGTAACAGGCCAGCATATTATGGGACTTGGAGgaagaaaag TGCTGTAATTCGTCCAAAGTGTCCACTTATGATGGATCCTGATCTTGATTATGAAATTGACAGTGATGATGAATGGGAGGAG GTGGATCCTGGTGAGAGCCTTTCTGATTGTGAGAAGGACACTGATGAGGTTATGGATGAAGAAGATTCCAAGATTAcagatgaagaagaggaagatagCTTTGTTGTCCCTGATGGTTACCTCTCGGATAGTGAG GGTATTCAGGTAGAAAGTCTATTGGATGAAAAGGCTGATGATGCCAGTAGTTTGCCAACCAGCCAGTGTCCAGAAGTTGAGGAATTCAGAACTTTACTACGCCAGCAAAAAGTGCTTAACACTCTGACTGAACAGGCTCTCCGCAAGAGTCAACCTCTAGTAATATCCAACTTAGCTCATGAAAAGGCCGACTTATTGACCGCCCAAGATCTCAAGGGAAGTTTGAAGATCGAGCAACTTTGTCTGCAAGTTCTTTCAATGCGGATCTGTCCGGGGGGTGGAGTTGTTGATGTGCCAGCCATTGACAGTTCATCTGCTGCTTCTGAAGAAACCAACCAGTCCAATGCAAAAAGTAGCCCTGCAGCTGCATCCTCTGTACTAGATACAGACCTGCAAGAAATT GTTCAGGTGATACAGTCAAGTCGAGATGGTATCCACAAGCTGGTGGAATTACTGCACCAGAAATTTCCGACTGTTAAGAAGACTCAACTGAACCATAAAGTGAGGGAGATATCTGACTTTGTTGATAACCGCTGGCAG GTTAAGAAAGAGGTTCTTGACAAGCTTGGTTTAACTTCCTCACCACCTG TGGATCGTCCCCAGAAGACGAAAGCAGTAGCCGATCGGCCCTCTAAGACGAAAGGAATAGGCATGTACTTCTCGAAGCGGTGTTTACCTCCAGAAGAGGCCGTCAATGCCCTTGCATCTTCACCTGAGCTGCGCTTGAAACCGAGAACTGTTCAAGGCAGCAATGGTGTTGCTGGTGCTCCTCAGGTCGATCTGTTCCCCTCGCAGAAGTGA